From the genome of Streptomyces sp. NBC_01304:
GCCACTGCACGAGGACACCGCCGAGCGCGGGACCGCCGACGGTGGCCGCGGACTGGCTGGCGCCGAGGGCCGCGTTGCCCCGGGTCAGCTCGTCGCGTTCGACGAGGCGGGGCAGATAGGCCTGCCCCGCCACGTCGAAGAGCACGCTTCCGCAGCCCGCGAAGAAGCCGAGGACATACAGCCAGCTGATGCCCAGCGAGTGCGTCCAGTACAGAACCGGGATCACCGAAAGGACCAGGGCCCGGCCGAGGTCGGTGGCGATGAGGATGTTCCGGCGCCGCACCCGGTCCACCAGGACTCCCGCGAGCAGCGAAAGCAGCAGATACGGCAGCTTGATCACGGAGGTCAGCACACCGACCTGCGCCGAACTCGCCGTCAGGGCGAGCACGGCGACCAGCGGCAGGGCCAGTTCGCTGATCTGGGCCGCGAACAGCGAGGCGGTCTGGCCGGTCCACAGCTTGGTGAAGTCGGCGTTCTTCCACACGCTGCGCGGTGGTGCGGGGGCCGCCTCGTCGACCTCGGCGGCGGTCACGGTTTCTGACATGGGGACAACTCCTCGATGGTGGTGCGTACTTGACCGGCCGGGGGAACGGGGTGGGTCACCCGGCGAGCTCGCCGCGCGGCCGGCCGGCCGCGGCGCCCTCCAGGCGGCGGGCGACCTCGGGGACGTTGGGCTGCTCGAGCATGCTGAAGTGGTTGCCGGGCGACTCGTCGATCAGGAGCCGGCCGCCGACCCGCTCCAGCCAGCCCATGTGCCAGCCGTCGAACAGCTCCGTCTCGGCCCGGATGAGGACCGCGTCGGTGCGCAGCGGGTCGCGCGGGGTGTCGCGGTACGTGAGCAGGGCGCGGGCGTGCCGCTGGTAGAGCTGGACCAGACGGCGCAGGTCCGCGGTGGAGCGGGCGTCGGCCCGCTCGTGGCCGGTGCCCTGGGTGAGCCTGACGACGTGCTCGATCCGGGCGTCGGAGTCCAGCGCCGCCAACTCCTCCTCGGTGACGTCCAGTTGACCGGCGAACGCGCCGAGGATCGCCGCGGACTCGCTGGTGGCGTAGCGCGGCGGCACCGGGTCGTCGATGCTGGCGCTGATGATCGTGAGCATCCCGACCTCTTCGCCCGCGGCCTCCAGCTGCCGGGCCATCTCGTACGAGACCATCCCGCCCATGCACCAGCCGCCGAGGTAATAGGGCCCCTCGGGCTGGACCGCGCGGACCTCGGAGAGGTAGAGGCGGGCGATGTCCTCGACGGTGTCGGGGCGGGGCACGTCGGGGCCCGCGTACTCGGGTGCCTGGAAGGCGTAGAGCGGCTGGTCGGGGTGGAGCACGTCGACGAGTTCGGAGTAGCAGAACACGCTCCCGCCGAGCGGGTGCACCAGGAAGAACGGCGGGCGTTCGCCGGCCGAGCGCAGGGTGACCAGGGTGGAGGCGGTGGCCTGCTGCTCGCCGTCGATGATCGAGGCGAGCTTCTCGATGGTGCCGCCCTCGAAGAGCGCCGCGACCGGCACTTCCACGTCCGTGATGTCGGGCAGCCGCATGATCACGCGCAGGGCGGAGATGGAGGTGCCGCCGAGGTCGAGGAACGGGTCGGTGACGCCGACCCGTTCGACGGACAGGACATCGCGCCAGATCTCGGCGAGCTGTTCCTCGGTCTCGGTGCGCGGGGCGACGAACACCCCGGCTGTGGTCTGAGCGCGGTCGGGGGCGGGCAGGGCCTGCCGGTCGACCTTGCCGTTCGGCGTGAGCGGGAAGGCGTCCAGGACGACGAAGGCGCTCGGCACCATGTAGTCGGGAAGCGACTCGGCGGCCAGGGCGCGCAGTTCGGCGGTATCGGGCTGGGAACCGACGGCCCCGTCGGCGGTGAGGTAGGCGACCAGGCGGGTGCCGCCCGGCGCGTCGTCCCGGGCGGTGACCACGACCCGCCCCACGGCGGGATGCCGGGCGAGGACCGTCTCGATCTCGCCCAGCTCGATCCGGAAGCCGCGCACCTTGACCTGGTGGTCGGAGCGCCCGAGGAACTCCAGCCTGCCGTCGGGCAGTCGGCGGGCCACGTCACCGGTGCGGTACATCCGGGCGCCGGGCAGCCCGCCGTACGGGTCGGGCACGAAGCGCTCCGCCGTCAGGTCGCCGCGCCGCGAGTAGCCGCGGGCGAGGCCGTCGCCCGCGATGTACAGGTCGCCGGGCACGCCGTCGGGGACCAGGCCGTAGGAGGCGTCCAGGATGTGCACCTGGGTGCCGGCGATCGGGCGGCCGAGCGTGACGGGTTCGGCGGGCCGCACCCGGTCCAGGCAGGACCAGATGGTCGTCTCGGTCGGGCCGTACGCGTTCCACACCTCGCCGAACCGGTCGGTGAGGTCCCGGGCCAGTTCCTCGGGCAGCGCCTCGCCGCCCGATATCACCCGCAGCCGGGGGTCGGCGCCCAGGCCCGCCTCGACGAGCAGCCGCCAACTCGACGGCGTGGCCTGGACGATGGTCGCGCCCGAGGACTCCAGGTGCTCGCGCAGCCGGGCCCCGTCCACCGCGATGTCGGGGGCGACGATCAGCTCGGCGCCGGTGAGCAGCGGCAGATAGACCTCCAGGCCCGCGATGTCGAAGGACAGCGAGGTCACCGCGAGCAGCCGGTCGGCGGGCGTGATGCGCAGATCGCGGCCGAAGGAGAACAGCAGGTTGAGCAGGGCCCGGTGCGGCACCTGCACGCCCTTGGGCAGGCCCGTCGAGCCCGAGGTGTAGATGACGTACGCGAGGTGGTCCGGGCCCGCGAGCCAGGGCAGGTCGACGTCCGGGCGGTCCGCCGCGGTGGCGGCGGTGACCTCGATGACGGCCGTGCCCTCGGGGGTCCGGGGCGGGGTGGACCCGGCGCCCGTGAGGAGCACCGGCACCGCGGCGTCGTCGAGCATGTAGGCGAGCCGGTCCGCCGGATAGCCCGGGTCCAACGGCACATACGCGCCACCGGCCTTGAGCACCGCGACCAGGCTGACGATCAGTTCCAGGGAGCGGTCCAGGTGGACGCCGACCAGGGTGTCCGGGCCGACGCCGTGGTCGCGCAGCTCCCAGGCGAGGCGGTTGGAGCGGGCGCCCAGCTCGGCGTACGTGAGGGTGTCGGTGCCGAACCGGACCGCCACCGCGTCGGGGGTCTTCGCCGCACGCTCGGCGAGCAGCTCGGGCAGGGTGCGCTCCAGGGACCAGCCCTCCGCGGTGTCGTTCCACTCGCGCAGCAGCCGCTCGCGCTCGGCCGCGTCGAGGAGTTCGGTGGCGTGCACGGCGGCCGAGGGATCCTCGACGAGCGCGGCGAGAGCCCTGGCGTAGTAGCCGCCGATGGTCTCGACGCGTGCGGCGGTGAACTGCGCGGCGTCGTAGTTGATGCGCAGCCCGACCTCGCCGGTGGCCGGGTCGGTGCCGAAGTTTGCCGTGAAGGGGAAGTTGGTCTGCTCGAAGAACTCCCCGCCCGTGATGGACAGTTGGTCCAGTTCGAGCTCGTAGCTGCGGAAGCTGCGGTGGTCCACGACCGTCTCGAACAGCGGCCCCTGGCGCAGGTCCTGCAGCAGCTGGGCGAGCGGGTAGCGGCGGTGCGGCAGCGCGTCGGTCTCCTGGTGGTGGATCCGCTGGGCCAGCTCGGTCCAGGTGGCGCCCGCCACGTCGGCCACCAGCGGCAGCGTGTTCAGGAACAGGCCGACGACCTGGTCGCCGTCCGCGGTCTCGGGCCGGCCGTTGCTGACCCGGCCGGTGACGACGCGGGACTGTCCGGTGAGCAGCGAGAGGACCCGGGCGTGCGCGGCGAACATCACGGCCTTCACCCCCACCCCGGCGTCGGCCGCCACCTTGCGCAGCCGGTCGCCGATGCCCTCGGGCAGCGGCACTTGGTGGAGGCGGGCCGTGCGCTCGTCGAGGCGGCCCGCGTCTTCGTGCCGGGGCAGCCCGGTGAAGTCGCTGTCGGCGAGCAGCGCCGTCCAGTAGGCGCGGTCCTCGTCGGACGCCAGGGCCGCCTGCTCCAGCGCCAGATAGTCGCGGAACCGGGTGACCGGCGCGGGGGCGGCGCTGAAGGTGCCGCCGAGCCCGGCGTCGTACCCCTCAAGGAGCTGTGCGGTGACCAGCGACAGGCTCCAGCCGTCGAGCACGGCGTGGTGGAAGCTCAGATTGAGCTGGAAGTCGCTGTCGGAGAAGACCTGTACGTGCACGGCGAGCAGCGGCGCCTTCGTCAGCACGAACGGCGTGCCCTTCTCCCGCGCGGTCCACTCGGCGATGCGCGCGGCCTGTTCGGCGGGGTCGAGTCCGCGCAGGTCGTCGACGGTGAGCGGGGTCTCGACCGTGGCGTGCACCAGCTGCATGGGTTGGCTGAAGCGGGTCACGTCGAAGCTGGACCGCAGGATGTCGTGGCGGGCGAGGACCGCGTCGAGGGATCTGCGCAGGGCCGCCTCGTCGAAGGGCCCGGACAGCCGGATGCCGGAGATGTCGTGGTAGGTGGGCGTGTCACCGTCCGCGAAGCTGTGGAAGAGCATTCCGGACTGGAGCAGGGTGAGGGGATAGGCGTCGATGATGTCGTCGGCAGACGGCACGGTGGATCCTTCCGGGTGGGTCGAGGGGGTACGCGGGTGGGCTCGCCCGGCTGAAGGGCGAGCGGCCGTTTCGGGGGCGCGGCCGGCGAGGCATGCGGTCGGCGAGGCGTGCGGTCGGTCAGCAGCGCGGCCGGTCAGGACCGCAGTCGGGCCAGGTCCTCGGCGGACAGCAGCCCGAAGGCGGACACCTCGCGGGGCTGCTCGGCCGCGGTGGACGCGGTCGCCGGGCGGCGCGCCAGGTCGGCGACGGTCGGGCTGGTGAAGAACCGCTGCAGCGGGATGTCGAGGCCCTGCTCGCGGGCGAGGCCGGTGATGCGGACGGCGTGCATCGAATCGCCGCCGATCTCGAAGAAGTTGTCGCCGACCCCGACCCGGTCGAGCCGCAGGACCTCGGCCCAGAGCGCGGCGAGCTTCTCCTCGTCGGGCGTGCTCGGCGGGATGTAGGCGCCCCGCCCGGTGACCGGGGCTGCGGGCGCGGGCAGTGCGGCTCGGTCCACCTTTCCGTTCGGGCCGAGCGGCAGCGCGTCGAGGGCGACGAACGCGCTGGGCAGCATGTGCTCGGGCAGCCGGCCGGCGAGCACCGCACGCAGAACTGCCCTGTCCGGCACCGGCGTTGAAGCAGCCGAGGTGAGGTAGGCGACGATGCGCCGGTCGCCGAGATCGTCCTCGCGCACGATCACCACGGCCTGGGCGACACCCTCCTGGTCGAGCAACGCGGCCTCGATCTCGCCGAGTTCGATGCGGAATCCGCGCACCTTCACCTGGTGGTCCGAGCGGCCGAGGTAGTCGAGGACGCCGTCGGCCGTCCACCGCGCGACGTCCCCGGTCCGGTAGAGGCGCGAGCCGGGCGGCCCGAACGGGTCGGGCACGAACCGGTCGGCGGTCAGCCCGGGCCGCCCGCCGTAGCCGCGGGCCAGCTGCACGCCGCCGAGGTAGAGCTCGCCCGGCACACCCGTGGGCACGGGGGCGAGCCGGTCGTCGAGGACGTAGGTGCGGGTGTGGGCGATGGGCGTACCGATGGGCAGGCTCGCGCCGGGCCGGCCGGGCGGGACCGAGAACCGGGTGACGTCGACGGACGCCTCCGTCGGCCCGTACAGATTCTCCAGGCGCGCTTCCACGACCTGGTGGAATCGGCGGGCGAGCTCGGCGGGCAGCGCCTCGCCGCTGCACACCACGAGCCGCAGCGAGGCGCACGCGCCGGCCTGTCCGGCGCGCAGGAAGGCGTCCAGCATCGGCGGCACGAAGTGGCAGACGGTCACCGCCTCGCGCCGTATCAGGTCGGCCAGATACAGCGGGTCACGGTGGCCGCCGGGCCCGGCGAGCACGAGCCGGGCGCCGGTGAGCAGCGGCCAGAACAGCTCCCAGACCGATACGTCGAAGCTGACCGGCGTCTTCTGCAACACCGCGTCCGAGGCGCCGAGTTGATAGGCGTCCTGCATCCACAGCAGCCGGTTGACGATGCCGCGGTGCGGCACCTGCACGCCCTTGGGGCGGCCGGTCGAGCCCGAGGTGTAGATGACGTACGCCAGATGGTCCGGTCCGGCGAGCGGTGCGGGCTCGGTCTCCGGGTGTCCCGCGGCGACGTCCTCGTCCACCACCACGACCGTCGGCCCGCCCGCGCCCTGCGGTCGGGGCGCGTCACCGGGGCCGGTGAGCAGCACGGGCGCCCCCGAGTCGGCGAGCATGAACGCGAGCCGGTCCTCGGGATATCCGGTGTCGAGCGGCAGATAGGCGCCGCCCGCCTTGAGCACCGCGAGGAGCGCCACCATGAGCTCCACCGACCGGTCGAGACGGACCCCGACGACGGTGTCCGGGCCGACGCCGAGCTCTCGCAGCCGGTGCGCCAGCCGGTTGGCACGGCGGTGCAGCTCGGCGTAGCCGACCTCGCGGCCCTCGAAGCGCAGCGCGGTGCGCGACGCGTACCCCTCCCCCGCCCGGCTCAGCAGCTGGGTGAGGGTGGCCTCGGGCAGTACGCCGGTCGCGGTGTCGTTCCAGTGCTCGGTCAGCCGGGCCCGCTCGGCGGCGCCCAGGATGTCGACGGCCGCCACCGGCACGTGCGGGTCGGCGACGACGGCGGCCAGGGCGTGCGTGAAGTGCTCCACGAACCGCTCGACGGTGGCCGCGTCGAACAGGTCGACGTCGTAGTCGAGCCAGCCCTGGATCTCCCGGCCGGTGTCGATCATCCGCAGATTGAGGTCGAACTGGCTGTTGGCCTCGGAGACTTCGACGAGTTCCGCGTCGAGGCCGGGCACGTCCAGCGTGCCGAGCTCCACGTTCTGCAGGGCGAACAGCACCTGCGCGACCGGATTGCGCGACAGGTCCCGGTCGGGCACCAGCTCGGACACCAGCTTCCCGAACGGCACCCGCTGATGGGCGAAGGCGCCGAGCGCGTTCTGCCGTACGCGGGCGAGCAGTTCGCGGAAGTCCGGGTCGCCGTCCAGATCGACGCGCAGGGCGACGGTGTTGAGGAAGCAGCCGGCCAGGTCCTCGAACTCCGGGCGCGGCCGGTTGGCGACGGGAGTGCCGACCAGGAGGCGCCGCTGCCCGGTGTACCGGGACAGCACCACGGCGTACGCCGAGAGCAGCGCCATGAACAGGGTGCTGCCGGACTCGGCCGCCAGCGCCCGCAGCCCCGCGGCCGTCTCAGCGTCGACCACCAGCGGGCGGCGCGCGCCCCGGTGCCCCTGGACGGCGGGACGCGGCCGGTCAGTGGGCAGTTCGAGTACGTGCGGTACGCCGTCGAGGTGGCCGCGCCACCAGGTCAGCAGGTCTTCGAGCGCCTCCCCCGCCAGGTCGGCGCGCTCCCAGCGGGCCACATCGGCGAACTGCAGAACGGGACCGGCAGCGATCGCCCCACTGTCGGCGTAGGCGCGGGACAGGTCCTTCAGGAGTACGCCGAACGACCAGCCGTCGAACACGATGTGATGGACCGTCAGGGCAAACAGGTGCTCCTCGTCGCCGACGCGGACGGAGAAGGCCCGCAGCAGCGGCCCCTTGCCCAGATCGAAGGGCTCCTTGACCGACCGCATGGCGGCCGCGATCGCAGCCGACGCCGGGTCGGCCGCGGATCGCACATCACCTCGCTCGACCAGCACCCGCGCCCCCGGCACGGCGCGCTGCACCGGGCTGCCGTCGCGCAGCTCGAACACCGAGCGCAGCACCGCGTGCCGCTCCACCACCGCGTCCACGGCCGACTGCAGGGCGTCCAGGTCCAGCGGACCGCGCAGCCGCAGCACCAGCGGCATGTTGTACGCGGTGTCCGCGGGCCGCAACTGCTCCTCGAACCAGAGCCGTTCCTGGGTCCAGGACAGCGGGGCCGGGAGTTCCGGGTCGACGCGGGTCAGCGGGGCGCGTGCCGCCGTCACCGGATCCTCGCCGTCCGCCGCGCGGAGCAGGGCGCCGAGCGTGGCCACCGTGGGCTGCTCGAAGAGGTCCCGCAGCTGCAGCAGCTCGCCGTCGGTGCGGACGAACCCGCCCCGCAGCCGGGCCAGTACGCGGGTGAGCAGCAGCGAGTGCCCGCCGAGCGCGAAGAAGTCGTCATCGGCGCCTACGCGTTCACGGCCGAGCACTTCCCGCCACACCTCGGCGATGCGCCGCTGCACCGGACCCGAGGGTTCGGCGTACGCACCGGTCGCGGCCTCTTCGTGGCCAAGGGCCCGCAGCGCGGCGTGGTCGACCTTGCCGTTGGCGGTCAGCGGGAGCGTGTCCTGGACGACGAAGGCGGACGGGATCAGGTACTCCGGCAGCAGCCTCGCCAGCCCGGCGCGCACCGCCGCCAGGTCCGGGCGGGCTGCGCCGGTGGCCAGGTGGCCGACGAGCCGGTGATCGCCGGTCGGTTCCGGTACGGCGAGCACGACGGCCCGGGCGATGCCGGGCAGCGTGGCCAGGGCCTCCTCGATCGCGGTGGGCTCCACCCGGAAGCCGCGCACCTTGAGCTGCCGGTCGGCCCTGCCGAGGTGGTCGATGAGCCCGTCGGGCCGCAGCCGGGCCAGGTCACCGGTGCGGTAGACCAGGGTGTCGCTGCGGCCGGACAACGGATCCGGTACGAAGCCGGACGGATCGCCGTCCTCGCTCGCGTAACGCGCCAAGTATGGGGTGCGTACGACGATTTCGCCGATCTCGCCGATACCGGCCGGGCGGTCACCGGCGAGCACGAAGAGCTGCACGCCGTCGATGCCCGGGCCCAGCGGCACGGCTGCCCGCACCGGCTGCGAGGTGTCGACGGTGTGCACCGACACGGCCTGCGGTGTCTCCGTGGCCCCGTACATGTTGAGGATCCGCGCCCCTGGAGCCAGCGCCGACCAGGAGCGCACGGTGCGGCCCGGCAGGATGTCGCCGCCGAAGCCGAGCAGCCGCAGCGCGGGGGCGTGCTCGCCGTGGTCGGCGACGGCCCGGCCGAGCGCCGGGGTGAGGTGCGCGACGGTGATCTCGGCGGTGCCCAGCCAGGCGCCGATCGCCGCCGTGTCCCGTACGTCCGCGGCCGGGAAGACCGCGGCGCCGCCCGCCCACACGGGGGTGAGCACATCGCGCAGGAACGGGTCGTGCCCGAGCCCGGAGAGCACCGCGAAACGGTCGTCGGGGCCGAGGTCGAAGGAGCGTACGTACCAGTCGAGGAAGTGCGCGACCGGCCGGTGCGTGCCGAGCACGGCACGCGGTCGCCCGGTGGTGCCCGAGGTGAAGGCCACGTACGCGGGGTCGTCCGGGCCCGGCGCGGCACCGGTGGGCCCGACCGGCGGAGGGCCGGGCTCGGGCCGCAGGACGGGCCCCTCGGCGAAGGCGGGCAGCGGGTGCCCGGGGGCGCAGTCGAGCCAGGCGCGCGGCGCCAGTTCGGCGGCCCGCGCGGCCAGCGCGCCCTCGGGATACCGGGCGTCGAGGAGGGCGAAGACCGCGCCCGCCTTGACCGTGGCGAGGACGCCTAGGGCGGCGGCCGGGTCGCGGGTGGCGTGCACCGCCACCACATCGCCGGTGCCGACGCCGAGCGCGCGCAGCCGCCGGGCCAGTCCCTCGGTGGCCGCTTCCACCTCCGCGTACGTCCACACCCGGTCGGCGCCGATGAGCGCGGGCCGGTCGGGGTGCGCGGCGGCGTGCCGGGCGAGCCGGTCGAGCAGCGACTCGGTCCGGGCGGCGGCCGGCCGGGCGGCGATCTCCGGCTGGCGGGCGGCCGAGCCGGGGGTGGCCAGGGTGAACTGGGCGAGGGGCGTGGCGGGTTCGGCGGCGGCCTGCGTGAGGACGCCCCGCACCTGCTCCAGGAGCGCGTCGACGCGTGGGGCGTCGTAGAGCGCGGTGTCGTACACGGCCTCCAGGGTGAGAGTGCCGTCGTCCTCGAAGGCGACGTACAGCGTGAGGTCGAATTTGTTGTCGATGTCGCCCGCGGGCAGCGGCTCGACGGTGCAGCCGGGCAGGTCGAGGGTGCCGGTCGGCGGCAGGACGTTGAAGAAGACCTGGACGAGCCGGCTGCGCGACAGATCGCGCTCCGGGGCCAGTTCGGAGACCAGCCGGGCGAACGGCACCCGCTGGCGGGCGAAGGCCGTCAGGGCGTCGTCCCTGACCTGCCGCAGCAGATCGGCGAAGGTCGTGGCGGCGCCGGTGTCGACGCGCAGCGGCAGGGTGTTGAGGAAGCAGCCGACCACGTCGCGGGTGCCGGCGCCCCGCGTGGCGGCCGGGGTGCCGACGATGAGGCGGTCCTGCCCGGTCTGGCGGGCCAGGACCACGCCGAAGGCCGAGAGCAGCGCCATGAACGGGGTGGCCTCGTGCCGCCGGGCCACCTCGCGCATTCCCCCAGCGGTCGCCGCGTCCACGCCGAGGCGGCGGGTGGCGCCCTGCTGGGCGCGTACGGCGGGGCGGGGGCGGTCGGTGGGCAGGTCGAGCACGCGGGGCACCTCGTCGAGGTGGGCGCGCCACCAGGCGACGAGTTCGTCGACGGCGTCGTCGGTCAGCTCCGCGCGCTCGGCCCGCACCGCGTCGGCGAACTGCCCTCTCAGCGGCCGGAATCCGGGATCCGTGCCCGCGTCCAGGGCGGCGTACGCCTGCGACAGCTCCTTGAAGAGAATCCCGAACGACCAGCCGTCGAAAACGATGTGATGCACCGTCATGGAGAGCAGGTGCTCGTCGTCGGCGACCCGCAGGACCAGTGCCCGCAGCAGCGGTCCCGCGGCCAGGTCGAAGGGCGCCCGGGCCTCGCGTCGGGTGGCGTCGTCGCCGGCGGCCGCCGGGTCCGGCAGTCCGCGCAGGTCACGCACCTCGGCGGTGACGCGCAGGCCGGGCAGCACCCGCTGGGTGGGAGTGCCCTCGGTCGCGTCGAAGACGGTGCGCAGGGCGTCGTGGCGGGCGACGACGAGGTCGAGGGCCCGCTGGAGGAGGGCGGTGTCCAGCGGGCCGCGGACGCGCTGCACGACCGGCATGTTGTAGGCGACGTCACCCGGTCGCAGCTGTTCCTCGAACCAGAGCCGTTCCTGGGTCCAGGACAGCGGTGCGGCGTCGGTCATCGTGGGTCCTTGTCGGATCGTGGGTCCGTGTCGGAAGGAGAACGGAGTGGAGAGGTACGGGCCGGGTGGGGGGCCGGTGCGGCGAGGTGCGGGCCGGGTGGCGCGGAGAGGTCGAGGAGTTCCGAGCGGAAGCGGTCGGCGATCTCGGCGAGCGCCTGCGCGTCGAGCAGCCCTTCGGGCGCCAGGACGGCGCCCGTGTAGCTCAGGCCGTCGTCCCACAGCTCGCAGCACAGCTCGGTCTGCGGGCCCAGGGGCGGGGCGGCCAGCGGCGTGAACCGCACGCCGTCCGGGGTCAGTTGGGGCGGCCCGGTGCGCTGGAGGGCGAGGATGTTCTGGTAGAGCGGGGCGCGGCCGTCGGGCGGGCGTGGGGCGAGCGCGGCGATCTCGTCGGTGGGGAGCGCCGGGTGCGCGAGGACGTCGAAGAGCCGCTCCCGGGCGAGGGCGAGCAGTTCGCCGGGCGGCTGCGCGGGATCCGCGGTGATGCGGACCGGCAGACCGTTGGCGAGATACCCGACGGTCCGTTCTTCCTGTGGACCGCGGGTGTCGACGACGGTGCCGATCGTGAGGTCGTACTGCCCGGTGACCTTGGCCAGCGTCCGCCACCAGGCGGCAAGCAGCACGACCAGCGCGGGGCAGCGCTCGGCGGCGGCCAACTCCTTTACCCTCGAGGCCTGTTCACCGCTGAGGCGCACCGGATGTGCGACCACGTCACGGGTCCACAGCTCCCGCATGGACGG
Proteins encoded in this window:
- a CDS encoding non-ribosomal peptide synthetase, which produces MTDAAPLSWTQERLWFEEQLRPGDVAYNMPVVQRVRGPLDTALLQRALDLVVARHDALRTVFDATEGTPTQRVLPGLRVTAEVRDLRGLPDPAAAGDDATRREARAPFDLAAGPLLRALVLRVADDEHLLSMTVHHIVFDGWSFGILFKELSQAYAALDAGTDPGFRPLRGQFADAVRAERAELTDDAVDELVAWWRAHLDEVPRVLDLPTDRPRPAVRAQQGATRRLGVDAATAGGMREVARRHEATPFMALLSAFGVVLARQTGQDRLIVGTPAATRGAGTRDVVGCFLNTLPLRVDTGAATTFADLLRQVRDDALTAFARQRVPFARLVSELAPERDLSRSRLVQVFFNVLPPTGTLDLPGCTVEPLPAGDIDNKFDLTLYVAFEDDGTLTLEAVYDTALYDAPRVDALLEQVRGVLTQAAAEPATPLAQFTLATPGSAARQPEIAARPAAARTESLLDRLARHAAAHPDRPALIGADRVWTYAEVEAATEGLARRLRALGVGTGDVVAVHATRDPAAALGVLATVKAGAVFALLDARYPEGALAARAAELAPRAWLDCAPGHPLPAFAEGPVLRPEPGPPPVGPTGAAPGPDDPAYVAFTSGTTGRPRAVLGTHRPVAHFLDWYVRSFDLGPDDRFAVLSGLGHDPFLRDVLTPVWAGGAAVFPAADVRDTAAIGAWLGTAEITVAHLTPALGRAVADHGEHAPALRLLGFGGDILPGRTVRSWSALAPGARILNMYGATETPQAVSVHTVDTSQPVRAAVPLGPGIDGVQLFVLAGDRPAGIGEIGEIVVRTPYLARYASEDGDPSGFVPDPLSGRSDTLVYRTGDLARLRPDGLIDHLGRADRQLKVRGFRVEPTAIEEALATLPGIARAVVLAVPEPTGDHRLVGHLATGAARPDLAAVRAGLARLLPEYLIPSAFVVQDTLPLTANGKVDHAALRALGHEEAATGAYAEPSGPVQRRIAEVWREVLGRERVGADDDFFALGGHSLLLTRVLARLRGGFVRTDGELLQLRDLFEQPTVATLGALLRAADGEDPVTAARAPLTRVDPELPAPLSWTQERLWFEEQLRPADTAYNMPLVLRLRGPLDLDALQSAVDAVVERHAVLRSVFELRDGSPVQRAVPGARVLVERGDVRSAADPASAAIAAAMRSVKEPFDLGKGPLLRAFSVRVGDEEHLFALTVHHIVFDGWSFGVLLKDLSRAYADSGAIAAGPVLQFADVARWERADLAGEALEDLLTWWRGHLDGVPHVLELPTDRPRPAVQGHRGARRPLVVDAETAAGLRALAAESGSTLFMALLSAYAVVLSRYTGQRRLLVGTPVANRPRPEFEDLAGCFLNTVALRVDLDGDPDFRELLARVRQNALGAFAHQRVPFGKLVSELVPDRDLSRNPVAQVLFALQNVELGTLDVPGLDAELVEVSEANSQFDLNLRMIDTGREIQGWLDYDVDLFDAATVERFVEHFTHALAAVVADPHVPVAAVDILGAAERARLTEHWNDTATGVLPEATLTQLLSRAGEGYASRTALRFEGREVGYAELHRRANRLAHRLRELGVGPDTVVGVRLDRSVELMVALLAVLKAGGAYLPLDTGYPEDRLAFMLADSGAPVLLTGPGDAPRPQGAGGPTVVVVDEDVAAGHPETEPAPLAGPDHLAYVIYTSGSTGRPKGVQVPHRGIVNRLLWMQDAYQLGASDAVLQKTPVSFDVSVWELFWPLLTGARLVLAGPGGHRDPLYLADLIRREAVTVCHFVPPMLDAFLRAGQAGACASLRLVVCSGEALPAELARRFHQVVEARLENLYGPTEASVDVTRFSVPPGRPGASLPIGTPIAHTRTYVLDDRLAPVPTGVPGELYLGGVQLARGYGGRPGLTADRFVPDPFGPPGSRLYRTGDVARWTADGVLDYLGRSDHQVKVRGFRIELGEIEAALLDQEGVAQAVVIVREDDLGDRRIVAYLTSAASTPVPDRAVLRAVLAGRLPEHMLPSAFVALDALPLGPNGKVDRAALPAPAAPVTGRGAYIPPSTPDEEKLAALWAEVLRLDRVGVGDNFFEIGGDSMHAVRITGLAREQGLDIPLQRFFTSPTVADLARRPATASTAAEQPREVSAFGLLSAEDLARLRS
- a CDS encoding non-ribosomal peptide synthetase, which translates into the protein MPSADDIIDAYPLTLLQSGMLFHSFADGDTPTYHDISGIRLSGPFDEAALRRSLDAVLARHDILRSSFDVTRFSQPMQLVHATVETPLTVDDLRGLDPAEQAARIAEWTAREKGTPFVLTKAPLLAVHVQVFSDSDFQLNLSFHHAVLDGWSLSLVTAQLLEGYDAGLGGTFSAAPAPVTRFRDYLALEQAALASDEDRAYWTALLADSDFTGLPRHEDAGRLDERTARLHQVPLPEGIGDRLRKVAADAGVGVKAVMFAAHARVLSLLTGQSRVVTGRVSNGRPETADGDQVVGLFLNTLPLVADVAGATWTELAQRIHHQETDALPHRRYPLAQLLQDLRQGPLFETVVDHRSFRSYELELDQLSITGGEFFEQTNFPFTANFGTDPATGEVGLRINYDAAQFTAARVETIGGYYARALAALVEDPSAAVHATELLDAAERERLLREWNDTAEGWSLERTLPELLAERAAKTPDAVAVRFGTDTLTYAELGARSNRLAWELRDHGVGPDTLVGVHLDRSLELIVSLVAVLKAGGAYVPLDPGYPADRLAYMLDDAAVPVLLTGAGSTPPRTPEGTAVIEVTAATAADRPDVDLPWLAGPDHLAYVIYTSGSTGLPKGVQVPHRALLNLLFSFGRDLRITPADRLLAVTSLSFDIAGLEVYLPLLTGAELIVAPDIAVDGARLREHLESSGATIVQATPSSWRLLVEAGLGADPRLRVISGGEALPEELARDLTDRFGEVWNAYGPTETTIWSCLDRVRPAEPVTLGRPIAGTQVHILDASYGLVPDGVPGDLYIAGDGLARGYSRRGDLTAERFVPDPYGGLPGARMYRTGDVARRLPDGRLEFLGRSDHQVKVRGFRIELGEIETVLARHPAVGRVVVTARDDAPGGTRLVAYLTADGAVGSQPDTAELRALAAESLPDYMVPSAFVVLDAFPLTPNGKVDRQALPAPDRAQTTAGVFVAPRTETEEQLAEIWRDVLSVERVGVTDPFLDLGGTSISALRVIMRLPDITDVEVPVAALFEGGTIEKLASIIDGEQQATASTLVTLRSAGERPPFFLVHPLGGSVFCYSELVDVLHPDQPLYAFQAPEYAGPDVPRPDTVEDIARLYLSEVRAVQPEGPYYLGGWCMGGMVSYEMARQLEAAGEEVGMLTIISASIDDPVPPRYATSESAAILGAFAGQLDVTEEELAALDSDARIEHVVRLTQGTGHERADARSTADLRRLVQLYQRHARALLTYRDTPRDPLRTDAVLIRAETELFDGWHMGWLERVGGRLLIDESPGNHFSMLEQPNVPEVARRLEGAAAGRPRGELAG